The Salicibibacter halophilus DNA window AATCAACAGCGGTATGCTGAAACTCCTTCGCAATATGCTCGAGGACGTCTGCTCCCATTTTTGTCACCGGGGTCATATCATGAACGGTATCTCTCAGCATTGACGCTCCTCTCGCGATCCTAAGCCTCACTTGATAGAACATTTCTTCTGCTTCTTTTCCTTCCAGCTGTTCATAAGCGTCCATGGCCAAGCTTGCCCCGGTTAGGTCATGCCCGACATGATCATGAAGATCACGGGCGATTCGGTTTCGCTCGGATACTTCTGCAAGTTGGGCGGTTTTACAATTGGCTTCCAGCAACTCCTCCTTTATATTCTCCAATTCATAACGAGCACGACGTTCACGATCGGCTTCCGAGATATACAAGTCGCGTTGCTTCTTCCATTGGTTGTCGATCACACCGAAAAACCCCGCTTGAAAAAGAAACCAAAAGAGCAAAACAGAGAACACTTCGCCGATGGGAAGCAGGGCGACAATCGGGATGGTATAGATATATTTTTGTCTCGAAAAACTTTCAAACAGAGGCAAAGCGAATCCAAAAACACTGTTACTCCAGGTCGGCATAAACAGGATACAAAGACCGATGTCAATGAGAATGGTCCAGGCCGGGAGCTGAAAACGCCAGCGGAGGCAGACGAGAATCGCGAGCGAAACGATAAGCAAAAAACTGATGATATTCTCGTCTTGAACGACCCATAGACTGAAGAGAAAAAGAATATTCATGAAACGCCATACGTCCCGCATCGCGTGATCCCTCCCGCTGAACTTTTTTTAACTATACCATGAATTGCCTTCGGCTAAAGCGCCGAAGGCAAATAAATGAAAGTGCCAGAATATCACGCCAAAGTGCCAGATTCCGCACCGCGGCGTCGCAAAGGTCTTTAACCGATTCGTCGAATGCTGCCGATGATAAGAAAAAGGAGCGCATAGAGCAACAACACACCGTTGATCAACAGAAAATCTCCGATGTTTTCTCCAAGTACGACCCATTCAATCCCTTCCGCTAGCCAGTAGGTTGGAAAGATAACCGCGATTTTTTCAAGTGTGTCCGGCAACATGTCGACAGGCAAGATAAGGCCTCCGAGCATGGCTATAATCATGATAACGGCCATAAAAATGAGAAAAGATGTCTCCTTGTTACGGTAAAGCGTGTTCCAGGCAAGGGTGAATGCGATGGCCGTGAAACTGAACACGAGAAATAGCACCAGGAGCCACAAAGGTTCATACAGTTCATTCCCATACATCACCCCACCCGCGATCACAAGGATGCATTGGGCGATGACGATCACGGAAAAGGCGAGCAGGTTTTGAAAAAGATATTGAAAATGGGTCACCGGCGCCGCGGCCAGTCGTTTGACGACGCCTTTTTGCCGATCATCGATTAAGAGTCCGGTGAGTCTAATGGCAACGAAAAGAATGAGCACACCGAAGAATTGATAACCGTACGGCAAAAGTGGCCAGTTATCATTTGCCGGCAGGAAAATGGCTGCAATAGGAAACAGCGTGAGAGAAGCCAGATTTGATTTGTCTCTGAAAATGCGTTTTAGGGCAAATGTAAATATCGTCATGGCATCCGTCTCCGTCCAAGCAATAGCATAATAACAAAGGTGATGACAATGAGCCCGCCGAGAAGCCCCGCATTCATCCAAGCATCTTCAACATTTGCATTTCTGTATGCGTCAACGGCCTCATAAGCAAGCGCAATCGGATTGACGTACTCGTTCACCCAATTGATCACAGCGTTATCAGGCATTGGGAAAAATAAACCGGCGAGCAAAATAGCCCCGATACCGTAAACCTCGCTCAGGCGTTCCGCGATTGAAAATTTTTTCACGGAAAATGTGAGGAGCAGGCAGATAATGCTTGATAGCAACGCCATAAGTGTAATGATGAAAATCGACCAAGGGATATTTCCCCAATTGACGTCCCAAACGAGCGTCGAGTAGCCTACCAAAATAGCACCTAAAAGGATCGAGTACAATGTTCCGAGAAGCATGAGGGTGAATCCGTATAGGCTTGTGTTTATCGGCAGCGATTGAATGCGGTAACGGCGTTCGGTGAAGAAATCAAGGTAAATATAATTCATCGCGACCGTGCCGCCGAATAATTGGAAAGCGAGCACCATCAACACGTTTGTTTCATCCACAGCCGAGACGCCCATATACTCGATATCCGCGAGAATGACGGAAAAGAGCGTGACAAGTACGATCGGTACGCCAAAAAGGAGGAGTAATACGATCCATTCACGACTGAGTCTAAGGGCAGTGAAGCGAATGGTATAAAGTTCACGCATTATTCTCCCTCCTGTCCATCACGAAGCTGTTTTCCCGTGAGGGTGAGGAACACATCTTCCAGCGTTGGTTTTTCCGCTTGAATGCCGACGACACCGCTCGTTTCTTTCACGATGGAGAGCGCACGGTCAAGAATGCCCGAACCGACGTTTGAAATGATTTGTACCGAGCTGCCGTCAACATGCACTTGCCTTACCCCTTCTAAGCCTTCCAACCGTTCCGTTGGCAGCGATGTAGGGTCGCTTACTTCGATGTTTATTTTTTCTTCATGTTGAATGTTGGCAATTAAATCGTTAACCGTTCCTTCCGTAATGATTTGTCCTTGATCGACGATGACGACGCGAGAAGCAATATTTTGTGCTTCTTCCATATAATGCGTTGTATATAAAATCGTCGTGCCTTGTTCTTTTAGTTTTTTTACCGTTTCCAAAATGTGATTTCTGGATTGCGGGTCAATCCCGACTGTCGGTTCATCCATAATGAGCAGCTTAGGACGGTGCGTAAGCGCGCACGCGATGTTGAGTCTTCGTTTCATCCCTCCGGAAAACTTTTTCGGTAGTTTCCCTGCGTTTGACGACAGTCCGACAAAATCCAATGCTTCTTTGACTCTTTGTTTTCGTTTTTCGCCTTTCAACCCGTAAACACCTGCGAAAAAATCGAGGTTTTCTTTTGCGGTCAAGTCTTCAAAAACAGTGAGTTCTTGCGTGACAAGCCCCATTTTTTGTTTATTTTCATTGCTAAAAGGTTTCTTAGTACTGCCGAATAGCTGGACACTGCCTTTATCAAATGGAATCATGCCAAGTAGTGTATGGATCAACGTCGTCTTTCCGGCGCCGTTAGGCCCGAGTAACCCGACAATTTCTCCTTCCTGGATATTAAGGTCAACGTAATCTAGCGCAAGCGCACTGCCATACCGTTTGACAATGCCTTGCATCGACGCGATGGTCATGGGACACAACCTCTTTTCATTTAGTGATTACTTGTAGTATGCCTCGATTTCCCGTACGTTTGTAGTGACATTTGTCATTGGATGAGTGTCAGATGAAAAAACAGGAGGCATTTACGGAGGGAAAATAACCATTCGTAGTGATCAAACAAGAAAATTCTAATTATTGACATTGTTTGCAATGAAAATTACAATAAAGTCTATTATAACAGTGACAGTTAGGGGGGTGTACATGAAACCAGGCGCGTTGATTATCCAGATTTATCCGATAAAATAGCATAGACAAATATGACGCTTCGTGAAGCCTTATTAAAGATGAATTTGTGGACTAATTGGCGTTCAGCTACCATTATGAGTCTCCAAAACCGAGCCTGAGGACTCATCTGGCTTCTGAGCAACGCTTGGAGTCCGCAGATCTTGTTCCTGAGGACTCATCTGGCTTCTGAGCAACGCTTGGAGTCCGCAGATCTTGTTCCTGAGGACTCATTTGGCTTCTGAGCAACGCTTGGAGTCCGCAGATCTTGTTCCTGGGGACTCATTTAGCTTCTGAGCAACGCTTGGAGTCCGCAGATCTTGTTCCTGAGGACTCATTTGGCTTCTGAGCAACGCTTGGAGTCCGCAGATCTTGTTCCTGGGGACTCATTTAGCTTCTGAGCAACGCTTGGAGTCCGCAGATCTTGTTCCTGAGGACTCATCTGGCTTTTGAACAACGCTTGGAGTCCGCAGATCTTGTTCCTGAGGACTCATTTGGCTTCTGAGCAACGCTTGGAGTCCGCAGATCTTGTTCCTGAGGAATCATCTGGCTTCTGAGCAACGCTTGGAGTCCGCAGATCTTGTTCCTGAGGACTCATTTAGCTTCTGAGCAACGCTTTGAGTCCAACGGTCTTGTTTCCGAGGACTCATCTGATACTAGCATAGGTTTTCTCGTTTCATACCGGAAGGTATTCCTATTATTAGAAACTTCCGATAGATAACATTTGCACTAAGATACTTTGGATTGCTACGTGATCGAACATATAGGACACCTATGTGAAGGTATTTTAAGGTAAATCAACGCGCCTGACATGAAACAATTTTCTATACAAATATAGGGAGGAAGAGTGATATGATTAAGTCTTTGACTTCTTTTTTTGATCATCTTATTAGACGTTATATGCCTAACGCTTTTTTATTTGCCATCGTATTGACACTGGTTGTTTACGTCTCAGGACTTCTGATGACGGATAGTTCTCCGGTAGACATGCTTTCGTATTGGGGCGAAGGATTTTGGGATCTGTTGGATTTTGCGATGCAGATGTCCCTTATTGTTGTAACCGGATATATTCTTGCAAGTATTCCACTCGTTAATTCCCTTTTATTACATATTGCCAGAAATGCTAAGACGCCAGGACAAGCGATTATGCTGGTAACATTTGTCTCTGGAATTGCCTGCTTGATTAACTATGGATTCGGCTTGGTTTTGGCGGCTTTACTTGCAAAAAAACTCGTACAAGTTGTTCCTGAAACGGATTTTCGTTTACTCGTGGCTAGTGGTTATACGGGTTTTTTGGTTTGGCATGGGGGTTTATCGGGTTCTATCCCTTTAACCATTAATACTCCTGGGCATTTCTTGGAGGAACAGATGGGTCTCGTTCCGATAACAGAGACGCTGTTTAGTGCTTCCAATCTATTCATTGTTCTCACATTGCTTTTTACACTTCCGATCATAAATCGATTAATGCTGAGTGCTACTGATGATGCCCCGAAAATCGATCCCTCTTTATTGGTGGATGAAAAGGAGGACGCTCCAGCGCCAATTACTGAACAGTCACAAGGAGAAAAGCCAACGCCAGCCGTACGACTGGAAAATAGTATGGTGATCTCCATGGTCATAGGCTTTTTGGGCATGGGTTATGTCGTGTACTATTTTGTGCAGAGCGGATTAGAGTTAGAATTGAACATCGTGAATTTCACCTTTCTTTTTCTGGGCATTCTTCTTCACAAAACGCCGTGCCGCTATTTAAACACGGTGAATGAAGGAGTGAAAAATGCCGGTGGCATCATTATTCAATTTCCCTTTTATGCCGGTATTATGGGAATGATGGAAGTTTCAGGGATATCTACTATAATGGCCTCATTTTTCATCGATATTTCGACTGAGTTTACGTACCCTCTATTTACCTTTTTGAGCGCAGGACTTTTAAACTTTTTCGTTCCATCCGGCGGAGGTGGATGGGCTGTTCAGGGACCTATCATGATCGAAGCAGGTATGGAAATCGGTGTGGATAATGCCAAAACAGCTGTGGCTGCGGCTTGGGGAGATGCTTGGACTAACATGATCCAGCCTTTCTGGGCATTGCCGCTATTGGCTATTGCAGGATTGAGTATCAGAGACATTATGGGCTTTTGTGTGATTGCCTTATTATGGAGTTTTATACCTATCACAATTGGGTTGTTATTTCTTTGATGATGAGAGTTAGTTCTCGGCTATCAATGAGAATGATAGGATAGAAGCAAGATCAATCGGGAGGGATAACATGAAAGAAGATCTAACCACGGGGCAAGAAGCGGAACATTTGCTCGCCGAACATCGCCGATTTTTTCATACGGAAACGACCAGGGATGTTTCTTTTAGAATCGAACATTTGAAAAAGGTGCAAAAAACGATCGAAGCGCATGAGGAGGAGATTTACTCGGCGCTGCAGGCGGATCTTGGAAAAAGCCCGTTTGAAACTTACTTAACAGAGATCGGGATTATCTTGAACAGCATCAGCGATGCCATCAAGAACGTAAAAACGTGGAGCAAGCCGGAGAAAGTCAAGACACCGACTTATATGCAGCCGTCGAAAAACTACATTGTTCATGAACCTTACGGGACGGTATTAATCATCGGTCCGTTCAATTATCCGTTTCAGTTATTGATGGAACCGTTGATCGGAGCGATAGCGGCCGGAAATTGCGCCGTATTGAAGGCATCGGAACATACCCCGGCAACCGGACGGCTCATCAAAAAGATGCTCGCCGATATTTTCGACCCGGCCTATGTGCGGGTGGTTGAAGGAGGCGTCGACACGGGCAATGCGTTGATTCACTCGCGCTTTGACTACATTTTTTTCACGGGAAGTTCGAGAGTCGGTAAAATAGTTATGGAAGCGGCGTCCAAGAACCTTACGCCATTTACGCTGGAGTTAGGCGGCAAAGCACCTGCCGTCGTTCATAAAGACGCCGATTTGAAAAAGGCGGCGGAACGGATTGCTTGGGGCAAATTGATCAATACCGGCCAAACGTGTATCGCGCCTGACTACGTCATGGTTCATGAAAAAGCCAAGAAACGATTCGTGAAACTGTTGCAAAAGAAAATCGATAAATTTTACGGCGATGATATTCAAAATAACGAAGATTACGGACGTATTATTAATGAAAAACATTTTGACCGCCTGAAGGCTATGCTCGATGCGGATCGTGACGCGGTGGTGTACGGCGGGGCGCACGACCGGGCGGATCGTTTTATCGAGCCCACGATTCTTGATATTTCCTCAAGAAGAGACGCGGCATCGATGCAAGAAGAGGTATTCGGGCCGATTTTGCCTGTGCTCACCTATTCGGATATCGACGCGGCTGTTGCTGACGTGAACGCCCAGTCAAAACCGCTTGCTTTTTATTTGTTTACCGAGAATGAAAAATTGCAAACGAAGATCATGGAGCGAGCGTCGTACGGCGGTGGATGCGTCAATGACACGATCATGCACGTCGCGAACCCCCACTTGCCATTTGGCGGCGTCGGACCGTCCGGAATGGGTGAGTATCATGGATACTACACTTTCCAAACGTTTAGCAATCAGAAGGGTGTCAGCAATAGAAGCACGCGCATTCGTGTCCCCTTTTTGTATCCGCCCTATAAAAACAAACTGAACATCGCAAAGAAGATGCTGAAAATGGGGAATTGATCCGCGTGCACCTGACAAAGTGACAGATTATGGTGGCAAAGTGACAGAATATCGATGACAAATGACAGATTATGCTCGGAAAGTGACAGATTATGCTCGTGAAATACCAGATTACACGTGATTGATCATGGTAAGGTTGCGGTCATCAGCCATTTCCAAAGCGGCAACTGTTTCTTCCGCGCTAAGTAATGCTACTTCGCGACTGGCGCGGACGACTCTTTTTGGTGAACCATAGTCCAATCCCTCAATCTCACGTAAATATTCCTTCCCTAATTTCCAGACGCTTTCAAACGTATATTCAAAGCGTTGGATAAAAGCATCCCTTTGAATAGCGGAGGGTTTTTCAATATCATGGATTTCTTCCAATGTTTTTAATGCTTTGTCCGCAGTGGCGATTCGCTCTTGCAAACGTCCCATTGTATGCCCTCCCTAAACACTTTATTTCTGAAGTTTTCATCGACATTGGGCAAATCTATAGCGTCAATCTGGTAGGGGATCGTTGACTCTTCAAATGCTGCTCTTATGCGATATAAGAAGCCGTTGGGCAGGTTTTTGTGGTCGATCGCGATATCTATATCCGAACTAGTATGAATGTTTCCTTTAGCCCAGGAACCGAATAAATATACAGTGACTTGCTTATCGCCTAAGTTTTCCCGTAATATATTTGATATTTTGGAGAGGATTGCTTCACGGTGATGCACTTCTGCCATAGGATCACCACCTTTTTTAACTATCCTACCATCATTTGCCTCATATATCAGCCGAAACCCTGGTTTTATCAGCCAAAAAGAGCAATATATCAGCCAAATGACTTAAAGTAAACCATCCGTCATCATTTTCGTTAGCGGGGTGTCCACTCCCCGTACTTGAGATGCCAGGTCGTTCGCGTGCTCCTGCCCATCCACGACAGCTTGCTGTTCATCCACCGTTTGCACGATTTTTTCGTCGACAACGACCTGGCCGTCAATGATCACGGTCTCGACCTCGCTGCCATTGGCGGAATAGACGAGATTGGGCACGATGTTTCGGATCGGCGCCTGGATTGTGGGAAACATGGCTGGAGAGTCTAAGTCTAAAATAATCACGTCTGCTTTTTTGCCAGGTTTCAAAGAACCGATATCCTCGCCTAAGCCGATGGCCTGCGCGGCGTTGATGGTTACGGACTTTAACATTTGCCATGCCGGAAACGCTCGAGGATCTCCATTCCGGCATTTATTTAAAATGGATGTGAATTTCATTTCATTGAACATATTGTTGCAATTGTTCCCGGGAGCCTGGTCGGATCCGAGGGCGAGGCGATTACTCGTCTCCAAAAACTCAGCAGCGGGCGGGACGATCCCGTCGATAATGCCGATGCTGCCCGAGCAAAGAAGCATCGCTGCTCCTGAACGGGCGACGGTTTTCGCCTCCTCCGGCGTTGCTTCTGTTAAATGAACCGCCATTAAGCGTTCATCGAGATAGCCGATCTCTTCTAAATACGGGATGCTTCGCTTTCCATGCCGTTTCACCATTTGATCGATTTCCCGATCCCCTTGAGCGACATGCATATGTATAGGTGTATCAAATTTTTTCGCAAGGTTTTGCACTTCAAGCAACAGTTCTTTAGACATCATATCCGGCCCCTGCGGTCCAAAGAGGCAAGTAATGCGACCGTTTTCGCTTCCATGATAGTTTTCGATCAAGGTCAAATTGTCCTGCAGTTTCTTTTCGCCGACGGTCGGATCCAACGGATAAAGATCACCGACTTGACGGGAATCACTCATGCGTTCCGGCATTTCATTAATCATGTCGCACACGTGGGCGCGCGTGCCCAGCGCGATGTGATTTTGCACGATGGTGTTCATGCCACTGTCATAATCGCCAAAAGTGGTCGTCCCCGCTTTCAGTCCTTCAATGATATTCACGAGGGAACCTGCTTTACGTTGCTCGGGCGTTAAAAATTGCATAAATGGCCAAAGCCCTTTTTCCATCCAGTTATCAGTGTCTTGGGCAATGCCGCGCAAAATCCCGAGACCGCTATGCATATGAGCGTCAATCAGGCCGGGCATGACTACTTTGTGGCTGGCATCAATCGTCCGATGGGCGGTGTAATCGCGGCGGACAACCTCGCTTTGAGCAACAGCCACGATTCTGTTTCCGTCGACTCCGACCGCTCCATTTTCGATAATGCCGAGCCCCTCTCCTTCCATAGTGATGACGGTTGCGTTGTCAATGATCAACTCAATTGTCGACATGTTGAACCCTCCAATTGGATTTTTTAAAATGACCCAATGGCTTTAATCTGCTTCGATTTCCTCCCATTTTTTCTTGGCTTTTACAATTCCGACTCCAATCAAGGCGAGCGGAGTGAAAATCGTTGTGAGCACAACCCAGGGCAATAACCATTCCGTGCTGGTGAAGAAACGCATGCTCGCGATGCTGGCCGCCATCACCGTTATCCCGATCGCAATATAACGGTTCGCAACTTTTCTCACCTCGATAGGCTGTTCCTTTTCCCATATATTCATAGGCGGGTTGAATGTGACCATTAGTCGAGCCAAGTATAATAGCATCAAAACGATGAATCCTGTAGTAAAAAGCGAAAATATCGGGTAAGGTAAAGCATCGAGGTTGAAAAGAATGATACCTACGTGAAGCGCGCCCACGGCGATGATGATCGCGCATTTGACGCGGATAAGCATTGCCTTGCTTATGCTTGCCGCCTCGATTTGTTGATTTGACGGTTCTCCGTGATCGAAGAGGGGGCGGATCGGCGGCAGATATTTGGACGCGTTGCAAATGACCAATATCACTGCCATCAATCCAATCAATCCCCAGATGCCAAAACTTTTGTGTACCATGGAGGTAGCCTCGGATGTAGCCGGATTAAATTGAATGGCAACCGAGTCCGGCAACAATGGGTAAACGAAAGTTGTTCCTATCACCAATAGAATAAGAAAAGGAATCAGAAAACCGTCACTTCGGTCAAAAAAGGTGATCTTAGGCATCTTACGATCCTCCTCGTTTTGAAACGCACGTGGAAAAGTGATAAATTGAATATCCGCCACGTCGGATTTTTGATCATAAATTTCTAAAAAATTCATTGTAATGATAACATAAGATGGAATTGTTTTTTAGAACGAAAGGAGAACTTCCGGTGAGTCAAGAACATACCGATTGGGAAAATGAGAACGAGCGGTTGCAGGCTGTCATTTCCCATGTGCAAAAGAAAAAAGAGGCGTTACAAGGGGAAAGCGATGAGCTGAAAGATGATGTCATCGAGCTTCGGCGCACGTTTTGGGATGATGTGACCGTCAATCTTGATGAGCCGGATGATGTCATCGAAACGCAAGCAAGCCTGAAACAACGCGCTGAATTGCTTAGCGAACGCGAGCGCAGCCACGGGCTTCTCGATCAACAAAAAAAGACGTTGAATAAATTAGAAGAAAGTCCGTATTTTGGCCGCATTGATTTCACGGAAGACGGGGAAAGCGAAACGGAACCGATTTATATCGGCATTGCTTCGCTAATGGATGAAAACGATGAAGAATTTCTCGTTTACGATTGGCGCGCGCCCATATCCAGCATGTATTACGACTTTGCGCCCGGGCGTGCCCATTACCCGACGTTAGATGGAGATGTAGAGGGCGAAATTACCCTGAAGCGGCAATACATTGTAAGGGGCGGAAAGCTTGACGGGATGTTTGATACCGGGTTGACGATTGGCGATGAACTTTTACAATCATTGCTCGGCCAGCAATCATCTCCGCAAATGAAGAGCATTGTCGCCTCGATTCAACGGGAACAAAATCAGGTGATCCGCAATGAGCGAAGCAAAATGCTCATCGTGCGCGGAGCCGCGGGGAGCGGAAAAACATCAGCGGCTTTGCAGCGCGTGGCTTATCTTCTTTATAAGCACCGGGAAAAGTTGAATGCCGGGAATATGTTATTATTTTCGCCAAATCCGCTGTTTACCCGGTACGTTTCCAACGTTCTCCCGGAACTCGGGGAAGATAACTTGCAGCAGTCCACGCTTTACCATCATTTTGAAAAACGGTTGCCGAACGGCTGGAAACTCGAAAGCCCCCACGCCCATATTGAATATTTTTTATCCGAGCAGGTGGAGGGCATCCGTTCCCAAGGCTTGTCGGTGAAAACGGAGCCTCGTTTCATCGAGCACCTTCACAATTATGTAGATACGCTCTCTCATTCCGGCCTTATTTTTAAAGATCTTTATTTTCGCGGAGAGGTATGGGTGACAAAGAAGCAACTTCAGGATTATTTTTATCAAATGGCGTCGTCCATGTCGATCTCGGATCGCCTGGAGGCAGTGGCCGAATGGCTGATGAAAATGTTGCAGATCACCGAAAGAGAAGAAAGGCCGAAAGCATGGGTCGATGAGGAAATGAACCTGTTGGATCATGAGACGTACAACCGTGTGTTTGAAAAGGTAAGGGAGAACGGGGACGAGGAGGCATTCAACGAGGCGGTATTGGAAGAGGGTTTATTGCGGAAACTTGTTGTCCGTCGTAAAGTGAAGGCCCTAAAAAAGCAAATTCAAGCATTTGACGTTTTGGACGTTGAAGCAATGTATGTCCAGTTTTTCCGGTGGGAAGGGCATAAAGTGATTGCTGAAGAGATCACGTACCATTTTCAAAAAAAAGAGATGCACTGGGAGGATGCCGCGCCTTTTTTCTATTTTGAAGATCTGTTAAAAGGAAGGCCTGTCTACGCGGATATCCGTCATATTTTCATCGATGAAGCCCAGGACTACACGACGATTCAAATTCGTTATCTGCAACATTTGTTTCCGTCGAGCCGGCTGACATTGCTCGGAGATGCCAATCAAGCGGTACACGCGCATACAAGCGCGGGGAATGCGCCGCTCGTGGAAGAACCGGCTGAAAAAGAACAGGAAACAATCACGTTGCATCGAAGTTATCGGTCTACACAACCGATCGTTGAATTTACAAAGCAATTAGTTCCAAATGGAGAACAGATTGAGGCATTTGAGCGGCCGGGTCCAAAGCCAGAGATGAAGCAACTGGAAAATGAGACCCAGCATGATCGATATGTGGGCGAGTTGGCTAAGCGTCTGGAAGAAAGGGAACTGGGCATGGTTGCGATTGTGACGAAGACGTTCGCGGAAAGTGAAGAGATATGGGAGCAGTTGACAAGAGCAGGGCGGGACGCGCAACTCATCCATGAACAGACGTCCGAATTTAAAGGGGCCTTGCTCGTATTGCCGGTCTATCTCGCGAAAGGGATCGAATTCGACGCGGTAATCGCCAGTGATGCTTCTGCTTCGAATTATCATTTGGAACGGGATCGTTACTTGCTTTATACCGCCTGCACGCGTGCAATGCATGAATTGTATCTGTGCGCGAATGGGGAGCTTTCTCCTTTCATCGCTGATAATGTCCGGAAGCAATATGTGCAAGAGTAAGAGGATGCGAGCAAGTGGGGTGTTGATCGCATCAAGTATTGCGCGGGTCGCAAATATTAGGATGTCACATCGCTTTGAATCTGACATTGTGTCGCCGCCGGCGGTACTCGAGAAGAACGAAAAACTTGAGTAAAAAGGTGCTGGCGGCGTGGTGAAAAACGAAGAAGAAGTGGATCACCCAGGTCGAGCGAACCGTGAGCAGCCAAACCTGGAGATAACGGGTCACGGTCAGCGGACATAAGGATCCTCTGCGGTGTCCCAAATGTGATAACTACTTTGAGTACAAGGGAGAAGCCTGTCTCGAGAACGGGCGGTTAGTGGTTAAAGTCGCCTTAGGCGAAACGGCTAGAAGCTATTTGGAAAAGTAGATTGGTTATCTCCCCCGTATCGAAACACCGGATTTCGATCAGGATCAAGCATTCCAAGACCGTACCCAATTACCATTGGTTATCCTGGTCACTACGCATAAGTTCTTGCTTTTATGGTTCGTACTGCTTCTTCCGTGTAGAACGCGAGTCGTATAAATGTTCTAGTTCACTTAGAGTCAGTTCATAAAGATGTATATCTCCGACTTTGTAATGATTCTGTTCCAATAACTGATGAATGATTTTATCTTTTCGTTTTTCGACAAGTTCAGGGAAATCTCCCATTTTTATCCCTCCCTCGTATAGTATAATGCTCAATAGAGCATTTAAGGAGTTTCCGTTAAAGGGACAGAAACACTTTTCAGCTTACAGGGTGAAATTAACTCTAAGAAGTTTAGCGCTTAAACGCTTCTCTCGATAACTGATTTTCGATGCGTGAATATCAAGCGATCATCCATGTTCAATCCATC harbors:
- a CDS encoding sensor histidine kinase, whose amino-acid sequence is MRDVWRFMNILFLFSLWVVQDENIISFLLIVSLAILVCLRWRFQLPAWTILIDIGLCILFMPTWSNSVFGFALPLFESFSRQKYIYTIPIVALLPIGEVFSVLLFWFLFQAGFFGVIDNQWKKQRDLYISEADRERRARYELENIKEELLEANCKTAQLAEVSERNRIARDLHDHVGHDLTGASLAMDAYEQLEGKEAEEMFYQVRLRIARGASMLRDTVHDMTPVTKMGADVLEHIAKEFQHTAVDFHKSGDMRNVPVQYWSLLESCLKEALTNVARHSDATNVDIQFDATDTIVRLSIQDNGTGTADPKEGSGLRNLKLRARAAGGSLSVNAESGHLIVCVLPFQKEEGSS
- a CDS encoding ABC transporter permease; this translates as MTIFTFALKRIFRDKSNLASLTLFPIAAIFLPANDNWPLLPYGYQFFGVLILFVAIRLTGLLIDDRQKGVVKRLAAAPVTHFQYLFQNLLAFSVIVIAQCILVIAGGVMYGNELYEPLWLLVLFLVFSFTAIAFTLAWNTLYRNKETSFLIFMAVIMIIAMLGGLILPVDMLPDTLEKIAVIFPTYWLAEGIEWVVLGENIGDFLLINGVLLLYALLFLIIGSIRRIG
- a CDS encoding ABC transporter permease; translation: MRELYTIRFTALRLSREWIVLLLLFGVPIVLVTLFSVILADIEYMGVSAVDETNVLMVLAFQLFGGTVAMNYIYLDFFTERRYRIQSLPINTSLYGFTLMLLGTLYSILLGAILVGYSTLVWDVNWGNIPWSIFIITLMALLSSIICLLLTFSVKKFSIAERLSEVYGIGAILLAGLFFPMPDNAVINWVNEYVNPIALAYEAVDAYRNANVEDAWMNAGLLGGLIVITFVIMLLLGRRRMP
- a CDS encoding ABC transporter ATP-binding protein, translated to MTIASMQGIVKRYGSALALDYVDLNIQEGEIVGLLGPNGAGKTTLIHTLLGMIPFDKGSVQLFGSTKKPFSNENKQKMGLVTQELTVFEDLTAKENLDFFAGVYGLKGEKRKQRVKEALDFVGLSSNAGKLPKKFSGGMKRRLNIACALTHRPKLLIMDEPTVGIDPQSRNHILETVKKLKEQGTTILYTTHYMEEAQNIASRVVIVDQGQIITEGTVNDLIANIQHEEKINIEVSDPTSLPTERLEGLEGVRQVHVDGSSVQIISNVGSGILDRALSIVKETSGVVGIQAEKPTLEDVFLTLTGKQLRDGQEGE
- a CDS encoding short-chain fatty acid transporter, which encodes MKSLTSFFDHLIRRYMPNAFLFAIVLTLVVYVSGLLMTDSSPVDMLSYWGEGFWDLLDFAMQMSLIVVTGYILASIPLVNSLLLHIARNAKTPGQAIMLVTFVSGIACLINYGFGLVLAALLAKKLVQVVPETDFRLLVASGYTGFLVWHGGLSGSIPLTINTPGHFLEEQMGLVPITETLFSASNLFIVLTLLFTLPIINRLMLSATDDAPKIDPSLLVDEKEDAPAPITEQSQGEKPTPAVRLENSMVISMVIGFLGMGYVVYYFVQSGLELELNIVNFTFLFLGILLHKTPCRYLNTVNEGVKNAGGIIIQFPFYAGIMGMMEVSGISTIMASFFIDISTEFTYPLFTFLSAGLLNFFVPSGGGGWAVQGPIMIEAGMEIGVDNAKTAVAAAWGDAWTNMIQPFWALPLLAIAGLSIRDIMGFCVIALLWSFIPITIGLLFL
- a CDS encoding aldehyde dehydrogenase; the protein is MKEDLTTGQEAEHLLAEHRRFFHTETTRDVSFRIEHLKKVQKTIEAHEEEIYSALQADLGKSPFETYLTEIGIILNSISDAIKNVKTWSKPEKVKTPTYMQPSKNYIVHEPYGTVLIIGPFNYPFQLLMEPLIGAIAAGNCAVLKASEHTPATGRLIKKMLADIFDPAYVRVVEGGVDTGNALIHSRFDYIFFTGSSRVGKIVMEAASKNLTPFTLELGGKAPAVVHKDADLKKAAERIAWGKLINTGQTCIAPDYVMVHEKAKKRFVKLLQKKIDKFYGDDIQNNEDYGRIINEKHFDRLKAMLDADRDAVVYGGAHDRADRFIEPTILDISSRRDAASMQEEVFGPILPVLTYSDIDAAVADVNAQSKPLAFYLFTENEKLQTKIMERASYGGGCVNDTIMHVANPHLPFGGVGPSGMGEYHGYYTFQTFSNQKGVSNRSTRIRVPFLYPPYKNKLNIAKKMLKMGN
- a CDS encoding nucleotidyltransferase substrate binding protein; the encoded protein is MGRLQERIATADKALKTLEEIHDIEKPSAIQRDAFIQRFEYTFESVWKLGKEYLREIEGLDYGSPKRVVRASREVALLSAEETVAALEMADDRNLTMINHV
- a CDS encoding nucleotidyltransferase family protein, whose amino-acid sequence is MAEVHHREAILSKISNILRENLGDKQVTVYLFGSWAKGNIHTSSDIDIAIDHKNLPNGFLYRIRAAFEESTIPYQIDAIDLPNVDENFRNKVFREGIQWDVCKSESPLRTKH